One Actinospica robiniae DSM 44927 genomic region harbors:
- a CDS encoding response regulator transcription factor codes for MKRTANGWNTVIEPESRGADAEPAGPGPVTVVVVDDHGMVRAGVRSELREVSAGAIEIVGEAYDVESAVAAVRALSPQVVLLDVHLPGGGGIEVLRRCVKELPETRFLALSVSDAPEDVIAVIREGARGYVTKSVSRAELLDAVLRVAAGDAAFSPRLAGFVLDAFRAGAAESAVPALDPELDVLTAREQEVLVLIARGYSYKESARELSISIRTVETHVSSVLRKLRLSNRRELSRWAIDRRIR; via the coding sequence ATGAAGAGGACTGCGAATGGGTGGAATACCGTGATCGAGCCCGAGTCGCGCGGGGCCGATGCCGAGCCTGCCGGACCAGGGCCGGTCACCGTGGTCGTCGTCGACGATCACGGCATGGTCCGCGCCGGAGTGCGCAGCGAACTGCGTGAGGTGTCCGCCGGCGCGATCGAGATCGTGGGCGAGGCGTACGACGTGGAAAGCGCCGTGGCCGCGGTGCGCGCGCTAAGCCCGCAGGTGGTCCTGCTCGACGTACATCTGCCCGGCGGGGGCGGAATCGAAGTGCTCCGCCGGTGTGTCAAGGAGCTGCCCGAGACCCGCTTCCTGGCCCTGTCCGTCTCCGATGCGCCGGAAGACGTCATCGCGGTGATCCGCGAAGGTGCGCGCGGCTACGTCACCAAGTCGGTCAGCCGTGCCGAACTGCTCGACGCCGTGCTCCGCGTCGCCGCCGGGGATGCGGCCTTCTCGCCGCGCCTGGCGGGCTTCGTCCTTGACGCCTTCCGTGCCGGCGCAGCCGAGTCGGCCGTACCCGCGCTCGATCCGGAACTGGATGTGCTGACCGCGCGCGAACAAGAGGTGCTTGTGCTGATCGCCCGGGGCTACAGCTATAAAGAGAGCGCCCGGGAGCTGTCCATCTCCATCAGAACGGTCGAGACGCACGTTTCCTCGGTGCTGCGCAAACTGCGCCTGTCCAACCGTCGCGAGCTGAGCCGCTGGGCCATCGACCGCCGGATTCGCTGA
- a CDS encoding ATP-binding protein, whose amino-acid sequence MPDTAGTSSSPEPKPRAQPERLLAGVCRDLSARLGVALWNVRLAFAVFTLVYGIGPAAYAVLWIARGLRRPSPGAEPTARPWLRLSVSALPYVGLGLLIALDGDSFADQWRIWRYALPTIAVTIALAAFWPSGTGRDRLRRARRAARRTPGAVAARAAAGSVIALSGLVRLLTIGTSLSAMGSVLLAALVVLAGAVLAVLPLLLRVQGQLREERTARLRAQERAEVAALMHDSVLQTLALIQHSEADPARMAQLARTQERELRSWLYGPRTQRTTGGASSFARAVEAAAAETEDRYGSRIEVVTVGDAPLDEDLIACVGSAREAMANAARYAGHERISVFAQVSGDGSKPREVLLYVRDRGIGFDPAAVPADRMGLRESIIGRMRRHGGKATVRTAPGEGTEIRLELPAPRGAAQNPE is encoded by the coding sequence GTGCCGGACACCGCAGGAACGTCATCGAGCCCTGAGCCAAAGCCCCGGGCACAGCCCGAACGGCTGCTCGCCGGAGTGTGCCGCGACCTGTCCGCCCGACTCGGCGTGGCACTGTGGAACGTTCGGCTGGCCTTCGCCGTCTTCACTCTCGTCTACGGGATCGGGCCGGCGGCGTACGCGGTGCTCTGGATCGCCCGCGGGCTGCGCCGTCCCTCCCCCGGCGCCGAGCCGACCGCCCGGCCGTGGCTGCGTCTGTCCGTGTCCGCGCTGCCGTATGTCGGTCTGGGGCTGCTGATCGCGCTCGACGGGGACAGCTTCGCGGACCAGTGGCGGATCTGGCGCTACGCACTGCCGACCATCGCCGTCACCATCGCCCTCGCGGCCTTCTGGCCCTCCGGGACGGGGCGCGATCGGCTGCGGCGCGCGCGGCGCGCGGCCCGCCGCACCCCTGGGGCGGTCGCCGCGCGCGCCGCGGCGGGATCAGTGATCGCGTTGAGCGGGCTGGTCAGGCTGTTGACGATCGGCACGTCGCTCTCGGCCATGGGCAGCGTCCTGCTGGCCGCCCTCGTGGTGCTGGCCGGAGCCGTGCTCGCGGTACTCCCGTTGCTGCTCCGCGTCCAAGGGCAGCTACGGGAGGAGCGAACGGCGCGGCTGCGCGCCCAGGAGCGCGCCGAAGTGGCCGCCCTGATGCACGATTCGGTCCTCCAGACCCTCGCGCTGATCCAGCACAGCGAGGCCGATCCGGCCCGGATGGCCCAGCTCGCCCGGACGCAGGAGCGCGAGCTGCGGTCCTGGCTCTACGGCCCGCGGACGCAGCGCACGACCGGCGGCGCGTCATCCTTCGCCCGGGCCGTCGAAGCCGCCGCGGCCGAGACGGAGGACCGCTACGGGTCCCGGATCGAGGTGGTCACCGTCGGCGACGCGCCGCTCGACGAGGACCTGATCGCCTGCGTCGGGTCGGCCCGGGAGGCGATGGCCAACGCGGCCAGGTACGCCGGCCACGAGCGCATCTCCGTATTCGCCCAGGTGTCCGGGGACGGGTCGAAGCCACGCGAGGTGCTCCTGTATGTGCGCGACCGCGGCATCGGCTTCGACCCCGCGGCGGTGCCCGCGGACCGGATGGGCCTGCGCGAGTCGATCATCGGAAGGATGCGGCGGCACGGCGGCAAGGCGACGGTGCGCACGGCTCCGGGCGAGGGCACCGAGATCCGGCTCGAGCTGCCCGCCCCGCGCGGAGCAGCACAGAACCCTGAGTGA